Genomic window (Pseudovibrio brasiliensis):
CTTCTGGCTGGCAACACACCGCGAGCTCCACACTTCAAAGCGCATCCGCCTGGTCTTCGACCTGCTGGCGGACACGCTCTCTGCAAAGCAGTGGTTAAGCTGAAACAGGCTCTCCAGTCATCACGTAACACAGCTTGTCAAACTGCTGCCGCCAAGCAGAAACCTCTGCAAGATACTGTTCTGGCTGATCAGAACGCAGCGCTGCAGCAATCAAGCGGGCCATCTCACCAGCATGCTCCACACCAACGCCCCAGCGCACCAGTTCAGGGGTGCCAATGCGCAGCCCGTTCATATCGCCGTCTACTTCAGCAATCGGCAATCCAATGCCACAAGAAAGGAAGCCAGCCTTGCGAAGCTTTTTGGAAGCTGCCTGCCCGCCACCAAACGCAGCAGCTTCAACCGCAAACTGATGCGACTGTGTAAAGCCCTGAGCCTTAGCAAACACCGGAATACCTTCCCCATCTAACGCTTGAGCCAGAGCCTTGGAGACAGCAATCATCTCAGCAGCATAAGCCTGCCCGTACTCTTTCCAATCCAGCATGGTCACCGCCAAAGCAGCAGACTTCGCCGCATCAAAGTTGGCCGTCATACCGGGAAACGCAATGGCATCCATCCGCTCAATCAGCTCAACATCATTGGAGACAATCAGACCACCAGCAGGCCCACCAAGGCTTTTGTAGGTGCTCATGGTCATGAAGTGCGCCCCCTCTTCCAGTGGGTTCGCCCAGGCCTTGCCTGCAATAATCCCGCACTGATGGGCCGCATCAAACATTACCTTCGCCCCCACCTCATCGGCAATCTCACGAACTGCACGCACCGGATGCTCAAAGAGGTTGAGACTGGACCCAACCGTAATCAGCTTTGGCTTTTCCGCCTTCGCCAACGCACGGAGCCCCTCTACATCAATGGTATAGCCATCCGCATTCACCGGAGCTGGCACGGTACGCAACCCATAAAGGCCCGCGCAGCCTGCAATGTGATGGGTCACGTGCCCACCGATGGAAGCGGGCGGCGCGATGATCGTATCACCCGGCTGGCAAGTGGCCATGAAACCATAAAGATTGGCGATTGCACCAGAAGGAACGCGGATCTCAGCATACTGAGCATCAAACACTTCCGCACTCAGCTCAGCAGCGATCACCTCAATCTCTTCAATGGCTTCCAGACCCATCTCGTACTTATCACCGGGGTAACCAAGCGATGGGCGAGAACCAATGCCAGAAGCCAGAAACGCTTCCGCACGTGGGTTCATCACATTGGTCGCCGGGTTCAGGTTGAAGCACTGCTCCTCATGGATCTCTCTGTTCTGAGCAGCCAATGTGTCCAGTCTGTCCAGCAAAGCCGCGGAACTCTGCGTTTGCGTACGCTGCGCAACCTCCTGCACCAGTGCTTCACAGTCAGCCGGAACCCAATTTCGTTTCGCTAAAACCATCACAACCTCCCAATTGCTAAGAGCAGTGTGCGGACAGGATGCTTGAGAGCGCAAACCAGAATATGTAATTATTGGCCTAGAAAAACTAAGGCTAAGCGATGTCAGTTTCCCCATCCCGCCCCAAGGGCCCGCCTCTCAACGCCCTCCGCGCTTTTGAAGCAGCGGCCCGTCTTGGCGGCTTCGCCAACGCAGCAGAAGAGCTGAGCGTCACACCCGGCGCCGTCTCTCAACACATCAAAGCGCTGGAAGAGTGGGTCGGCGCAGACCTGTTCGAACGCCGTTCCCAAGGCGTTCACCTAACGGAGCTGGGACAGGAGATCGCCCCACATTTCTCAAAGGCCTTTGATGAACTGGGCAATGCGGTCAGGCAGCTGAGAGCCAAAACCAGCCGCAAAACCATTCACATCGCGGCCCTGCCAAGTGTCGCTCAACTCTGGCTCTCTCCGCGCCTGCCCAAAATCCGCACTGCTCTGCCTAACACCAATATCTCCGTCATCGCACTGGAAACACCGCCCAATCTGGACCGCGAAATCTACGACCTCTCCATCTTCATCGGAAAACCCAAAGGTACAGCTCAGGAGCGGATCATCGCCAAAGATCTCATCACTCCGGTCTGTGCGCCCTCAACAGCAAGCCTGCTGCAAACACCGGAAGATCTGGAGCAAACCACACTCCTGCATGACGCAATCTGGGCCGAAGATTGGCAGCTTTGGGCAAATGCAAACGCACCAAAACTCAAAGGTTTAAACCGAGGCCCGAGTTATTCCCTCTATGCCATCGCATTGGAAGAAGCCAGAAACGGAGCAGGCGTTCTGATGGGTCACAAAGCCCTCATTGAACCGTCTTTGCAAAAGGGCGATCTCAAAGCCCCCTTCACCGGGTGGCACCCAACCGGAAAGTCACTCATCCTGGAATGCGCCAGCCTGCCGAACCCACCAGAAGAGATCAGCCAGATCATCACCCTGCTCACCACGTAGTTTCAACCACTTCCCATAACGTGACTATCCACAGCACCACGTTTCAACACAGCACAACCAAAACACCACAAAGATCCTCAAACCCTATGTGTTCTCTGCAAATTTGATCAAATCAAGCTTTCCGCTCTGGTCACAAACACAGCGCGACTACATCACATAGGAGAGCTTCCGTATTTACCCTCTCTACAACCTCTTGACCCGCCCTCACCAATGGTAATAAGTCCTGATGGTCTAAACTCGGCAACCGAAGATAGCTCTGATGAACGCACCCTCAGCCTCCGCAGCCCAAACCGTCAAACTCGACATCACCGGAATGACATGCGCAGGTTGCGCCTCCCGCTTGGAAAAGACTCTGAAAGCGACTGAAGGTGTGGTCAACGCCACCGTCAACTTCGCGCTGGAAATGGCAGAGGTCGACCACTTGCCACAGATCGCTGCAAACGATCTGGTTGATGTGGTCACCACAGCTGGTTTTGAGGCCAAAGAGCGCCGGGATGAAGCCGAGGCGGCCCAAAAGGCTTTTGAAGAGCGCGAAGCACATAGCGACGCAGAAGAACGCAAAACCTTTCAACTTTTCGCGCTATCAACGCTACTGGCAATTCCTCTAGTGATTCCAATGGTTTTGATGGCATTTGGGGTACAGTTTGAGCTCTCTGGCGTGCTACAGTTTGCATTAGCAACGCCAATCCAGATTTTCGTCGGAGCACGATTCTATAAGGGCGCACTCGCAGCCCTGCGCCATGGCGGCGCAAACATGGATGTCCTCGTTTCTCTGGGCACATCCGCTGCGTATCTTTACAGCGTATACAACGTCTTCTTCGCATCTCAGGCTGAGGCCGCGGACCTTTATTTCGAGGCATCCGCAGTCATCCTCACCCTCATCCTGATGGGTAAGTATCTGGAAATCAGAGCAAAACGCTCCACGTCTGCAGCCGTTCGCTCACTCATTGCCTTGCGCCCGACAACAGCCAACAAAATCGTTGGTGACAAGATTATCCCCGTCAGCATCTCTGATCTGCGTCTGGGTGATTACATCGTTATCAAACCCGGTGAGCGCGTTCCAACCGATGGCTTGATCGAAGACGGCGAAAGCGAGCTGGATGAATCTATGCTCACCGGCGAGAGCCTCCCCGTGCACAAAAACACAGGCGATCAGGTAACCGGTGGAACAATCAACGGTTCCGGTGCAATCTTTGTGCGCACCACAGCCCTTGGTGAATCAACACGCTTAGCGCAGATTATCCGCCTTGTTGAAGGCGCACAGGCCTCTAAGGCACCTCTGCAGAAATTAGTCGACAAAGTCGCCGCTATTTTTGTCCCCGTTATCGTCCTGATCGCACTGGCAACCTTCGCTGGCTGGATGGTCTACTCCGGTGATGTCACAACTGCCGTCGGCGCCTCCGTTGCTGTCCTCGTCATCGCCTGCCCTTGCGCACTGGGACTTGCTACCCCAACAGCTCTGGTTGCGGGCACCGGCGCAGCAGCGAAAGCAGGCATACTTATCCGCGATATCGAAGCGCTGGAGCGGGCACATAAAGTCGACACTATCCTCTTCGACAAAACCGGCACACTCACAGTCGGCAAGCCAGTTCTGACGGATGCTCAGGCTTTTGACCGCAATGACGACCGCCTGTTGACTATCGCGGCTAGCATCCAACTGGGCAGTGAGCACCCACTCGCCAGCGCACTTATCCGCGCTGCGGAAGAGCGCAACCTCAAGCTCACCCGCCCACGGTCCATCAAAGCTATCCCCGGCAAAGGCCTGATCGCAGAGCTCACCGGCCAGCAAGTCTCCATCGGCAACGCAGCCCTGATGAAAGACCTCAACGTCACCCCCTCAATGATGGGCGATGGCCTTGTAAAGACTTATGAATCCGCCGGCAAAACCGCCGTCACCGTCGCCCTCGGCGACCGCGCCATCGGCGTCCTCGCCTTCGTAGATCAGGCGAGAGAAACCGCTAGAGAAGCTGTAGAATCCCTTAAAAATCAAGGCATTCGCACAGTCATGATCACCGGCGACACCGAACTCGCCGCCAAAAACATCGCCGATCAGGTCGGCGTAGACGAGTTCCAGGCCCGCGTTCAGCCAGAAGGCAAGAACGAAGTCGTCAACGATCTGAAAGAACAAGGCTATCATGTAGCTATGGTTGGCGATGGCATCAACGATGCCCCTGCTCTGGCCGCAGCTGATCTGGGCATAGCCATGGGGTCTGGTGCTGATGTTGCGCTGGAAACTGCAGGAGTTACTCTCATGCGCTCTGAGCCAAAGATGATCCCGGCAGCGCTCGACATCTCCAAGGCAACCCTCAGAAAAATCAGACAGAACCTGTTCTGGGCCTTCATCTACAACATCATCGGCATTCCATTGGCAGCACTCGGGTTACTCTCCCCAGTCATCGCAGGCGCCGCCATGGCCATGAGTTCAGTATCTGTGGTCACCAACGCCATGCTGCTGCGGCGTTGGAAGCCAAAGAACATGAACTAGTATCAGCAATCACAGCCCCATGAAGACAACTTCTGGGGCTGTTTTTCTATAGAGCCTGTTTCGGTTGACCAATCTACGCATTCCCTAGAAGAACTCAGACCAATCAAAACAACTCATTTACATAGCCAAATATTTTCCTCTCACTACTGACCTGATTAAATATATAAATTCACCTTAGACGGAAAACTAAACACGCTCACATAAGGTCAACCAATATATAAAATGGTTTGACAACTCCCCGAATCCATCCAATGCTTTCCATTACATATCGCAGCCTCAGCATTCCTTAGTTTCATCTCACGAATACATTCGCTGCGATAATCAGGGGGAAGCATATGTTTACGAGAAAGATTGCCAAAGCGGCTGTTCTGGGCGCTGCTCTACTTGCAACAACTTCATTTGCCAACGCAAAGACATTGAAACTCAGCCACAATCAGGGGCCAGAGCATCCTCTGCATATTTCCATGCAACACATGGCAGACAAGGTTGCGGAAGCCACCAGCGGCTCACTCAAAATCCGCATCTACGGCAACGGCGCCTTGGGAACTCAAAGGGAATCCATGGAGTTAGTGCAAGAAGGCACCCTCGCCATGGCCAAAACCAACGCCAGTGAGCTGGAAGCCTTTGAAGAGTCTTATTCCGCACTGAACCTGCCTTACATCTTTGTTGACGAGAACCACTATTTCGACGTTCTCAGCGGCTCAATCGGCGACGACATCCTTGCCGCTTCCAAAGACAAAGGCTTCATTGGCCTAACCTTTTACGTGGAAGGTGCACGTTCTTTCTATGCCAACAAGGCCATCAACTCACCTGCCGATCTCAAAGGCATGAAAATCCGCGTTCAACCATCCCCATCCGCAATCCGCATGGTGGAACTGCTCGGCGGCAGCCCAACTCCAATTGCCTGGGGCGAACTGTACAGCGCGCTCCAGCAGGGCGTGGTTGATGGTGCGGAGAATAACCCGCTCGCGCTGACCACTGCACGCCACGGTGAAGTCTCCAAAGTCTACTCCGATGACGGCCACACCATGATCCCATCCATCGTGGTGATCTCAACAACCATCTGGAACACGCTAAGTGCAGACGAGCAAACAGCTATTCGTGACGCTGCCAAGTCATCCATGCACTTCCACCGTGCGCAGTGGAATGACATGACCAAGAAGCATATTGAGCAGGCAAAATCTGAGCTGGGCGTGAAGTTCGTTGAGGTGGATAAAGCGCCATTCATTGAAGCCGTCTTGCCAATGCATGCAGAAGCAGCAGAAAAATCTGAAAGAGTTGGTTCCCTGATCACACGCATCAAAGCGCTGACTCAGTAAGCCCTCTACAAGAATGCGAAAGGCCAGAGTAACAACGCAGATCTCTGGCCTTTTGTCTCGCTTGCAAATCTGCTTTATTTAGTATCTTAAGCGTGCAGCAATCATTAAGAATACGCCAACCGCGCAAGCATGGGAGAACAAGCGAAATGGATGGTCAGCGCCGCCGCTATCAGGAAGTAGCTGAAGTCTTGCGCAAAGAACTGAGCAACGGAACGTTCAAGGTCGGTGATCGCCTGCGTCCGGAGCGCCAGATTGCTGAAGAAATGAACGTCAGCCGCTCGCTCCTGCGCGAAGCTATGATCATGCTTGAGATCGAAGGCTTGATCGATGTGCGCAAAGGTTCAGGCACTTACGTCGTTCGCTTGCCAGATACCGATCAGGTTACTCCCACTTCCAATCTGGAAGACATCGGCCCGTTCGAACTGCTGCAGGCACGTCAGCTGATGGAAAGCAACATCGCGGCCTTTGCTGCATCCATGGTCACCAAAGC
Coding sequences:
- the glyA gene encoding serine hydroxymethyltransferase, with the translated sequence MVLAKRNWVPADCEALVQEVAQRTQTQSSAALLDRLDTLAAQNREIHEEQCFNLNPATNVMNPRAEAFLASGIGSRPSLGYPGDKYEMGLEAIEEIEVIAAELSAEVFDAQYAEIRVPSGAIANLYGFMATCQPGDTIIAPPASIGGHVTHHIAGCAGLYGLRTVPAPVNADGYTIDVEGLRALAKAEKPKLITVGSSLNLFEHPVRAVREIADEVGAKVMFDAAHQCGIIAGKAWANPLEEGAHFMTMSTYKSLGGPAGGLIVSNDVELIERMDAIAFPGMTANFDAAKSAALAVTMLDWKEYGQAYAAEMIAVSKALAQALDGEGIPVFAKAQGFTQSHQFAVEAAAFGGGQAASKKLRKAGFLSCGIGLPIAEVDGDMNGLRIGTPELVRWGVGVEHAGEMARLIAAALRSDQPEQYLAEVSAWRQQFDKLCYVMTGEPVSA
- a CDS encoding heavy metal translocating P-type ATPase yields the protein MNAPSASAAQTVKLDITGMTCAGCASRLEKTLKATEGVVNATVNFALEMAEVDHLPQIAANDLVDVVTTAGFEAKERRDEAEAAQKAFEEREAHSDAEERKTFQLFALSTLLAIPLVIPMVLMAFGVQFELSGVLQFALATPIQIFVGARFYKGALAALRHGGANMDVLVSLGTSAAYLYSVYNVFFASQAEAADLYFEASAVILTLILMGKYLEIRAKRSTSAAVRSLIALRPTTANKIVGDKIIPVSISDLRLGDYIVIKPGERVPTDGLIEDGESELDESMLTGESLPVHKNTGDQVTGGTINGSGAIFVRTTALGESTRLAQIIRLVEGAQASKAPLQKLVDKVAAIFVPVIVLIALATFAGWMVYSGDVTTAVGASVAVLVIACPCALGLATPTALVAGTGAAAKAGILIRDIEALERAHKVDTILFDKTGTLTVGKPVLTDAQAFDRNDDRLLTIAASIQLGSEHPLASALIRAAEERNLKLTRPRSIKAIPGKGLIAELTGQQVSIGNAALMKDLNVTPSMMGDGLVKTYESAGKTAVTVALGDRAIGVLAFVDQARETAREAVESLKNQGIRTVMITGDTELAAKNIADQVGVDEFQARVQPEGKNEVVNDLKEQGYHVAMVGDGINDAPALAAADLGIAMGSGADVALETAGVTLMRSEPKMIPAALDISKATLRKIRQNLFWAFIYNIIGIPLAALGLLSPVIAGAAMAMSSVSVVTNAMLLRRWKPKNMN
- a CDS encoding TRAP transporter substrate-binding protein is translated as MFTRKIAKAAVLGAALLATTSFANAKTLKLSHNQGPEHPLHISMQHMADKVAEATSGSLKIRIYGNGALGTQRESMELVQEGTLAMAKTNASELEAFEESYSALNLPYIFVDENHYFDVLSGSIGDDILAASKDKGFIGLTFYVEGARSFYANKAINSPADLKGMKIRVQPSPSAIRMVELLGGSPTPIAWGELYSALQQGVVDGAENNPLALTTARHGEVSKVYSDDGHTMIPSIVVISTTIWNTLSADEQTAIRDAAKSSMHFHRAQWNDMTKKHIEQAKSELGVKFVEVDKAPFIEAVLPMHAEAAEKSERVGSLITRIKALTQ
- a CDS encoding LysR family transcriptional regulator, producing MSVSPSRPKGPPLNALRAFEAAARLGGFANAAEELSVTPGAVSQHIKALEEWVGADLFERRSQGVHLTELGQEIAPHFSKAFDELGNAVRQLRAKTSRKTIHIAALPSVAQLWLSPRLPKIRTALPNTNISVIALETPPNLDREIYDLSIFIGKPKGTAQERIIAKDLITPVCAPSTASLLQTPEDLEQTTLLHDAIWAEDWQLWANANAPKLKGLNRGPSYSLYAIALEEARNGAGVLMGHKALIEPSLQKGDLKAPFTGWHPTGKSLILECASLPNPPEEISQIITLLTT